Proteins encoded together in one Coregonus clupeaformis isolate EN_2021a chromosome 30, ASM2061545v1, whole genome shotgun sequence window:
- the LOC121546167 gene encoding uncharacterized protein LOC121546167: protein MKTKQQMQQESKQLKKTLLFHNTIMSEIRKKYQNVDNRKARQLISKLVAGKILKKYHLVTMAKKEFGFSTKLIRTNMTRADKLKYNNIKHQYLSLRALKEKIDEDSIVLQIDFAENYMCKFSNDIQAVHFGDSHQQVSLHTGVAHTKNGVVSVCTISSSMRHDPSAIWAHLKKVLPYLKQQNTAATTLHVISDGPTTQYRSKNNFFFLSKVPYELGFKKVTWNFLEAGHGKGPADGIGAAVKRQADSLVAKGIDLPTGKVLYEQLLNQQSTVKLMYITEGEIEEMDSLLPDDLLTIKGTMQIHQIVSTRPEEISWRVLSCFCADPHPCQCFGLKKVNILGAQNMETALGSPSSSTLTSTSQPIIDLHEGLIGSWCVVRYDGDPYPGIIQDVDPEGCALVRTMSHIGKKQVILAYERRCYLVPARRCDQAGPRASTSNKEACDGGANSLERNMLCS from the exons ATGAAAACAAAGCAACAGATGCAGCAAGAAAGCAAGCAATTAAAGAAGACACTCCTATTCCATAACACCATTATGTCAGAAATAAGAAAAAAGTATCAGAATGTTGACAATCGTAAAGCTCGGCAACTGATCTCCAAACTTGTGGCTGGCAAGATCTTAAAAAAATACCACCTGGTCACCATGGCCAAGAAGGAGTTTGGATTCTCTACAAAACTAATCAGGACAAACATGACAAGGGCCGACAAACTCAAATAcaacaacataaaacaccaaTATCTGTCTTTGAGAGCACTAAAAGAAAAGATTGACGAAGACAGTATTGTTCTACAAATTGACTTCGCAGAAAATTACATGTGCAAATTTTCCAATGACATCCAAGCGGTCCATTTTGGCGATTCCCACCAGCAGGTAAGCCTCCATACTGGTGTGGCTCACACGAAGAATGGTGTTGTGTCTGTTTGCACCATTAGTTCCTCAATGCGCCATGACCCATCTGCAATCTGGGCTCACCTCAAAAAAGTGCTTCCCTACCTCAAACAACAAAACACAGCTGCAACCACCCTGCATGTCATAAGTGATGGCCCAACCACTCAGTATAGGtcaaaaaataacttttttttcCTGAGCAAAGTACCATATGAGCTAGGATTCAAAAAGGTGACCTGGAATTTTCTGGAGGCCGGACATGGGAAGGGCCCAGCTGATGGAATTGGTGCGGCTGTTAAGCGCCAAGCAGACTCGCTTGTGGCCAAGGGCATTGACCTTCCAACTGGAAAAGTATTGTATGAACAACTGCTTAACCAGCAATCAACTGTCAAGTTAATGTACATCACTGAGGGGGAAATTGAAGAGATGGATAGTCTCCTTCCTGATGACCTGCTGACCATCAAAGGAACCATGCAGATACATCAG ATTGTCTCTACAAGACCGGAGGAGATTTCTTGGCGAGTTCTCAGCTGCTTTTGTGCAGATCCCCATCCTTGCCAGTGTTTTGGTCTCAAAAAAGTCAACATACTGGGAGCACAGAACATGGAGACTGCATTGGGATCACCAAGTTCAAGCACACTTACCAGCACATCTCAACCCATCATAGACCTGCATGAGGGACTGATTGGAAGTTGGTGTGTGGTACGGTATGATGGGGATCCTTACCCTGGCATTATACAGGATGTGGACCCTGAGGGTTGTGCTCTGGTGAGAACCATGAGTCATATTGGCAAAAAACAAGTTATTCTGGCCTATGAGAGACGATGTTATTTGGTACCGGCCAGAAGATGTGATCAGGCTGGTCCCAGAGCCTCAACCAGTAACAAAGAGGCATGTGATGGTGGAGCCAACAGTTTGGAAAGAAATATGCTCTGTTCTTGA